One window of Streptomyces sp. FIT100 genomic DNA carries:
- the pheA gene encoding prephenate dehydratase, which yields MSATRYTYLGPEGTFTEAALRTLPEAATRELVPMVSVPAALDAVRNGEAAAALVPIENSVEGGVTATLDELASGEPLMIYREVLLPIAFALLVRPGTKLSDVKTVTGHPVAQPQVRNWLRAHLPDALWESAASNADGARLVQEGRFDAAFAGEFAAATYGLEPLVTEIHDAENAETRFVLVGRPARPAAPTGVDKTSVVIWQRDDHPGALLELLQEFAVRGVNLMLLQSRPTGAGIGNYCFAIDAEGHIADRRVGEALMGLKRICPKVRFLGSYPQAGVDTAAAAEQGQGQGQGSGGRALRPGTSDAEFVDAAEWLARCQDGRA from the coding sequence ATGTCCGCCACGCGCTACACCTACCTCGGCCCCGAGGGCACCTTCACCGAGGCCGCCCTGCGCACGCTCCCGGAGGCCGCGACACGCGAGCTCGTGCCGATGGTGTCCGTTCCGGCCGCGCTCGACGCCGTGCGCAACGGGGAGGCCGCGGCCGCGCTCGTACCGATCGAGAACTCGGTGGAGGGCGGTGTCACCGCGACCCTCGACGAGCTGGCGTCCGGCGAGCCGCTGATGATCTACCGCGAGGTGCTGCTGCCGATCGCCTTCGCGCTGCTCGTACGGCCGGGCACCAAGCTGTCGGACGTGAAGACGGTGACCGGTCACCCGGTCGCCCAACCGCAGGTACGGAACTGGCTGCGCGCCCATCTGCCCGACGCCCTGTGGGAGTCGGCGGCGTCGAACGCGGACGGCGCGCGGCTGGTTCAGGAAGGCCGGTTCGACGCGGCCTTCGCGGGGGAGTTCGCGGCGGCCACGTACGGACTCGAACCGCTGGTCACCGAGATCCACGACGCGGAGAACGCGGAGACACGCTTCGTGCTGGTCGGCCGCCCGGCCCGGCCCGCGGCCCCGACCGGGGTGGACAAGACATCGGTGGTCATCTGGCAGCGCGACGACCATCCGGGCGCTCTGCTGGAGCTGCTCCAGGAGTTCGCGGTGCGCGGGGTCAACCTGATGCTGCTCCAGTCACGACCGACGGGTGCGGGAATCGGGAACTACTGCTTCGCGATCGACGCCGAGGGCCATATCGCGGACCGGCGGGTCGGCGAGGCGCTGATGGGGCTCAAGCGGATCTGCCCGAAGGTGCGGTTCCTCGGGTCGTATCCGCAGGCGGGCGTGGACACGGCTGCCGCGGCGGAGCAGGGGCAGGGGCAGGGGCAGGGAAGCGGTGGACGCGCCCTGCGGCCCGGGACCTCGGACGCGGAGTTCGTGGACGCGGCGGAATGGCTGGCCCGCTGCCAGGACGGCCGGGCGTAA
- the serS gene encoding serine--tRNA ligase, translated as MIDLRLLREDPDRVRASQRARGEDVALVDALLSADERRRSSGVRFDELRSEQKSLGKLIPKASPEERAELLKRAEQLKTDVKAAEAEQNDADEETRRLLLQLGNLVHPDVPVGGEEDFVVLETHGTIRDFGAEGFEPKDHLELGEALGAIDVERGAKVSGSRFYYLTGVGALLELALVNAAIAQATDAGFIPMLTPALVRPRAMEGTGFLGQAAENVYHLEKDDFYLVGTSEVPLAAYHMDEILDADKLPLRYAGFSPCYRREAGTYGKDTRGIFRVHQFDKVEMFSYIDPDDAENEHKRLLEWEKQWLTGLELPFQVIDVASGDLGASASRKYDCEAWIPTQGKYRELTSASNCDGFQARRLSVRMREGKQVKPLATLNGTLCAVPRTIVAILENHQLADGSVRVPEMLRPYLGGREVLEPIAK; from the coding sequence GTGATTGACCTTCGCCTGCTCCGTGAGGACCCCGACCGTGTTCGCGCCTCCCAGCGCGCCCGTGGAGAGGACGTCGCACTCGTCGACGCCCTGCTCTCCGCCGACGAGCGGCGCAGGTCGTCGGGCGTCCGCTTCGACGAACTCCGCTCCGAGCAGAAGTCGCTCGGCAAGCTCATCCCCAAGGCGTCCCCGGAGGAGCGCGCCGAGCTGCTGAAGCGGGCCGAGCAGCTGAAGACCGACGTCAAGGCCGCCGAGGCCGAGCAGAACGACGCCGACGAGGAGACCCGCCGGCTCCTGCTCCAGCTGGGCAACCTGGTCCACCCGGACGTCCCGGTCGGCGGCGAGGAGGACTTCGTCGTCCTGGAGACGCACGGCACGATCCGCGACTTCGGCGCCGAGGGCTTCGAGCCCAAGGACCACCTGGAGCTCGGCGAGGCGCTGGGCGCGATCGACGTCGAGCGCGGCGCGAAGGTCTCGGGCTCGCGCTTCTACTACCTGACGGGCGTCGGCGCCCTGCTGGAGCTGGCGCTCGTCAACGCCGCGATCGCGCAGGCGACGGATGCCGGCTTCATCCCGATGCTGACCCCGGCGCTGGTCCGCCCGCGCGCCATGGAGGGGACGGGCTTCCTCGGCCAGGCCGCGGAGAACGTGTACCACCTGGAGAAGGACGACTTCTATCTCGTCGGCACGTCCGAGGTCCCGCTCGCGGCGTACCACATGGACGAGATCCTCGACGCCGACAAGCTCCCGCTGCGGTACGCGGGCTTCTCGCCGTGCTACCGCCGCGAGGCCGGTACGTACGGCAAGGACACGCGTGGCATCTTCCGCGTCCACCAGTTCGACAAGGTCGAGATGTTCTCGTACATCGACCCGGACGACGCCGAGAACGAGCACAAGCGGCTCCTGGAGTGGGAGAAGCAGTGGCTGACCGGCCTGGAGCTGCCGTTCCAGGTGATCGACGTGGCGTCCGGCGACCTCGGTGCCTCCGCCTCGCGCAAGTACGACTGCGAGGCGTGGATCCCGACCCAGGGCAAGTACCGCGAGCTGACGTCGGCGTCGAACTGCGACGGCTTCCAGGCGCGCCGGCTGTCGGTACGGATGCGGGAGGGCAAGCAGGTCAAGCCGCTCGCGACGCTGAACGGCACGCTGTGCGCCGTGCCGCGCACGATCGTGGCGATCCTGGAGAACCACCAGCTGGCGGACGGTTCGGTGCGCGTACCCGAAATGCTGCGGCCCTACCTGGGCGGCCGTGAGGTTCTGGAGCCGATCGCCAAGTGA